The following proteins are co-located in the Malus sylvestris chromosome 13, drMalSylv7.2, whole genome shotgun sequence genome:
- the LOC126594857 gene encoding uncharacterized protein LOC126594857 — protein sequence MFPSSSTTSNTQVPFLCDDNHTNGIIDDFHQNPNSISSHGGYHQYYSQYYYSDDQQQQQAPDFLEHDGMLLSYLLSQQQLLIDSSSTTNVATHSNHIRAHSSAEISIVDSNSNKTMELINRADEITVIPAADSQIKKNNVKMNGEGGGEKKAKFARKRASGKKDRHSKIYTAQGPRDRRMRLSLQIARKFFDLQDMLGFDKASKTIEWLFTKSKTAIKDLKQHLLVSPKEDYSSTNGGATAKVNSFESTTGDVASKIMEPNSSAAKGDISIGLAREKKYRKLSVVARESRVEARARARERTREKMMRIRGFDQDHQSTKQSHKHQEQQNPNELFETAGMMNSMMMSMNRPNDGQKIVGRTSSNCGGAERLFLNFDFSRHAEASGANSEDCDFPGNWGAINNTKNIITGNVLQVEQNPTSYPKQQNPSSIFGTGTQEQNPNSIFLTTLAKAQDQNSTTSSNFAINTNISTLQPLFTGN from the coding sequence ATGTTTCCTTCTAGCAGCACCACTAGTAATACCCAGGTACCTTTTCTATGCGATGACAACCACACAAATGGTATTATTGATGATTttcatcaaaaccctaattcaataTCATCACATGGTGGCTATCATCAATACTATTCACAGTACTACTACTCCGATgaccagcagcagcagcaggcaCCTGATTTTCTTGAACACGATGGAATGCTATTGAGCTACTTGCTATCTCAGCAGCAGCTCTTGATCGACAGCTCCAGTACTACTAATGTAGCAACGCATTCCAACCATATTCGAGCTCACAGTAGCGCTGAAATAAGCATTGTGGattcaaattcaaacaaaacaatggAGTTGATCAACCGTGCAGACGAGATCACCGTTATCCCGGCTGCAGATTCACAGATTAAGAAAAAtaatgtgaagatgaatggagaAGGAGGTGGAGAGAAAAAGGCAAAATTTGCTCGAAAGAGAGCGAGTGGGAAAAAAGACAGACACAGCAAGATCTACACAGCTCAAGGTCCAAGAGACCGGAGAATGAGGCTGTCCCTCCAAATTGCCCGGAAGTTCTTTGATCTTCAAGACATGTTGGGGTTTGACAAAGCCAGCAAAACAATTGAGTGGCTTTTCACAAAGTCAAAGACCGCCATCAAGGACCTCAAGCAGCACCTCCTCGTCTCACCCAAGGAGGATTACAGCAGCACAAATGGCGGTGCAACTGCAAAGGTGAATTCATTTGAGAGTACCACCGGTGATGTCGCATCGAAAATTATGGAGCCAAATAGTAGTGCTGCAAAAGGTGACATTTCCATTGGGTTGGCTAGGGAGAAAAAGTACAGGAAGTTATCAGTGGTTGCAAGGGAATCGAGGGTGGaggcaagagcaagggcaaGAGAGAGAACAAGGGAGAAGATGATGAGGATCAGAGGGTTTGATCAAGATCATCAGAGTACAAAGCAAAGCCATAAGCATCAAGaacaacaaaaccctaatgaattgtTTGAAACAGCTGGAATGATGAATTCCATGATGATGAGCATGAATCGTCCCAACGATGGTCAGAAAATTGTGGGCAGAACAAGTAGTAATTGTGGTGGTGCAGAAAGattgtttttgaattttgatttttcgCGACATGCGGAGGCAAGTGGAGCAAATTCTGAGGACTGTGATTTTCCAGGGAATTGGGGAGCAATCAACAACACCAAGAATATTATTACAGGTAACGTGCTGCAAGTAGAGCAAAACCCTACCTCATACCCAAAACAACAGAACCCTAGCTCAATTTTCGGGACCGGTACTCAAgagcaaaaccctaattcaattttcctcaccaccttagccaaagcTCAAGACCAAAACTCCACTACCTCTTCAAATTTTGcgatcaatacaaatattagtACTTTGCAGCCCCTGTTTACTGGAAATTAA